In uncultured Cohaesibacter sp., a genomic segment contains:
- a CDS encoding MotE family protein: MSNSDGGMANRFSRASLMGTCLLRVIALLLTVPFAFSLAASAAGIADAKPASKPPAESKMVASDQTAGAEASDIDEIDADTFCKNISDRASEQRYAWQLRNLIALQSDIDERIEKLEALRADVQDWIAKRDKVLGEVKEHIISVYERMRPEAAAERLASVDDQVAIALLAKMKPRVVSAILNEMDAVKASNLTQEMASLVEIKSGDRDQ; encoded by the coding sequence ATGAGCAACTCAGACGGCGGGATGGCAAATCGCTTTTCCAGAGCCTCCTTGATGGGAACATGTCTGCTGCGGGTGATTGCCTTGCTGCTTACTGTTCCCTTTGCATTTTCCCTTGCAGCTTCAGCGGCCGGTATCGCGGATGCCAAGCCCGCCTCCAAGCCCCCTGCCGAGAGCAAAATGGTTGCATCGGACCAGACCGCCGGAGCGGAGGCGTCTGATATCGACGAGATCGACGCAGACACCTTCTGCAAGAATATCTCCGATCGGGCCTCCGAGCAGAGATATGCCTGGCAGTTGCGCAATCTCATTGCCTTGCAGAGCGACATCGACGAGCGCATCGAAAAGCTTGAAGCGCTCAGAGCTGATGTGCAGGACTGGATCGCCAAACGCGACAAGGTGCTTGGTGAAGTCAAGGAGCACATCATCTCCGTTTATGAACGCATGCGCCCGGAAGCGGCTGCCGAACGGCTTGCCTCTGTTGACGATCAGGTTGCCATTGCGCTGCTCGCCAAAATGAAGCCTCGCGTTGTGAGCGCCATCCTCAATGAGATGGATGCGGTCAAGGCATCCAACCTGACGCAGGAAATGGCGTCTCTTGTCGAAATCAAGTCTGGAGATCGCGATCAATGA
- the flgH gene encoding flagellar basal body L-ring protein FlgH yields MIMSVSKALIPLFGVILLSGCASKLESIGATPEMSPMGNGLHMQSINPTLVGYQPTTNRSFHSIWSEDRNQFFLEPRAKRVGDVLTVIINIKDEANLDNASDRSRDSSEKQSLGFGFNLFGFGEDGEASFDADSKSSTKGKGAINRKEEIDLQIAAVVTQVLPNRNLVISGSQEVRVNAELRVLNVSGIVRPRDIAANNVITYDKIAEARISYGGRGRITEMQQPAWGQQLYDQVVPF; encoded by the coding sequence ATGATCATGTCTGTCTCAAAAGCACTGATCCCGCTTTTCGGGGTCATTCTGCTTTCCGGCTGCGCCAGCAAGCTTGAGAGCATCGGGGCCACCCCGGAAATGTCGCCGATGGGAAATGGATTGCACATGCAATCGATCAATCCGACGCTGGTCGGTTATCAGCCGACAACGAACCGCAGCTTTCATTCCATCTGGTCGGAAGATCGCAACCAGTTCTTTCTTGAGCCGCGCGCCAAGAGAGTGGGCGATGTGCTGACCGTCATCATCAATATCAAGGATGAAGCCAATCTGGACAATGCATCCGATCGCAGCCGCGACAGCAGCGAAAAGCAGAGCCTCGGCTTTGGTTTCAATCTCTTCGGTTTCGGAGAGGATGGAGAGGCATCCTTTGATGCGGATTCCAAGAGTTCCACCAAGGGCAAGGGCGCGATCAATCGCAAGGAAGAGATTGACCTTCAGATTGCTGCCGTCGTGACACAGGTGCTGCCTAACCGCAATCTGGTGATTTCCGGCAGTCAGGAAGTGCGCGTCAATGCCGAGCTGCGCGTGCTCAATGTCTCGGGCATCGTGCGCCCGCGCGATATCGCCGCGAACAATGTCATCACCTACGACAAGATTGCCGAAGCCCGCATTTCCTATGGCGGTCGCGGCCGCATCACGGAAATGCAGCAACCCGCATGGGGGCAGCAGCTCTATGATCAGGTGGTGCCTTTCTAG
- a CDS encoding flagellar basal body-associated FliL family protein codes for MSNIVVMSDGTISARSGRSNVSLFVMLLVMTLMAAAIGAFVGMHLVNQTRHIVLEEKRAQETPPVHALYDAPSQILAIKPIIVNLAGAEKAFVRIQGSIVFREEAMEQSKFLVSQIESDIAAYLRTLKVSDLEGATGLQNLREDLNQRSKIRAEGSVREFILETMVIQ; via the coding sequence ATGTCGAATATTGTGGTTATGTCCGATGGTACAATCTCCGCCAGATCAGGCCGCTCGAATGTGAGCCTGTTTGTCATGCTGCTCGTCATGACATTGATGGCCGCCGCTATCGGCGCATTCGTCGGAATGCATCTGGTCAATCAGACCCGGCACATCGTGCTGGAAGAAAAACGCGCACAGGAAACCCCGCCCGTGCATGCGCTTTATGATGCCCCCAGCCAGATCCTTGCGATCAAGCCGATCATCGTCAATCTGGCCGGTGCGGAAAAGGCCTTTGTGCGCATTCAGGGCAGCATCGTCTTCAGGGAAGAAGCGATGGAGCAGTCCAAATTTCTCGTCAGCCAGATTGAAAGCGACATTGCCGCCTATCTCAGAACCCTGAAAGTTTCAGATCTGGAAGGCGCGACCGGATTGCAGAATCTGCGCGAAGACCTCAATCAGCGGTCAAAAATCAGGGCCGAGGGAAGCGTGCGTGAATTTATCCTAGAGACCATGGTGATCCAGTGA
- the fliP gene encoding flagellar type III secretion system pore protein FliP (The bacterial flagellar biogenesis protein FliP forms a type III secretion system (T3SS)-type pore required for flagellar assembly.): protein MLLLASPAWAQSIDLNGLLPSGEASASGRMIQLIALITVLSLAPGILIMVTSFIRFSIAFSFLRSGMGLQSTPSNMVMISLALFMTFYVMGPTFDQAWHNGVQPLLDNQINETQAYERVAAPFRSFMLKQVRDEDIGLFSDLAAANLNIKEATSPDEVEMRVLIPAFMISELQRGFEMGFLIALPFLVIDLIVATITMSMGMMMLPPTAISLPFKALFFVLIDGWNILVGSMIRSFF, encoded by the coding sequence CTGCTGTTGCTCGCCAGCCCGGCCTGGGCGCAGTCGATTGACCTGAATGGGCTGCTGCCAAGCGGAGAAGCATCCGCATCAGGCCGCATGATCCAGTTGATTGCCCTGATCACGGTGCTGTCGCTCGCACCCGGCATCCTGATCATGGTGACCAGCTTCATTCGTTTCTCGATCGCCTTCTCTTTCCTGCGCTCCGGCATGGGGCTGCAATCCACGCCGTCAAATATGGTGATGATCAGTCTGGCGCTTTTCATGACTTTCTATGTCATGGGCCCCACCTTCGATCAGGCCTGGCACAATGGTGTCCAGCCGTTGCTCGACAATCAGATCAATGAAACGCAGGCCTATGAAAGAGTGGCGGCTCCCTTTCGTTCCTTCATGCTGAAACAGGTGCGCGATGAGGATATCGGCCTATTCAGCGATCTCGCCGCCGCCAATCTCAATATCAAGGAGGCCACCAGCCCGGATGAGGTGGAAATGCGGGTGTTGATACCGGCTTTCATGATTTCGGAATTGCAGCGCGGCTTCGAGATGGGCTTTCTGATCGCCTTGCCCTTTCTGGTGATCGATCTGATCGTGGCCACAATCACCATGTCCATGGGCATGATGATGCTGCCCCCGACCGCAATCTCACTGCCTTTCAAGGCGCTGTTCTTTGTCTTGATCGATGGCTGGAACATTCTTGTCGGCAGCATGATCCGCTCCTTCTTCTAG
- the flgB gene encoding flagellar basal body rod protein FlgB has product MEPVYLMKLAKTHQNWLSVRENTIAQNVANANTPGYRSKDVESFTALFDKAHVRMASTQPGHMTAIDGATRSVDVEKSDSWDITYSGNSVSLEQEMMKAGEVARDHTLTTNLIKSIHSMMLMAAKAQ; this is encoded by the coding sequence ATGGAACCTGTCTATTTGATGAAATTGGCAAAGACGCACCAGAACTGGCTTTCGGTTCGCGAGAATACGATTGCTCAGAATGTCGCCAATGCCAATACGCCAGGCTATCGGTCCAAGGACGTGGAAAGCTTTACCGCGCTCTTTGACAAAGCCCATGTTCGCATGGCCAGCACCCAACCTGGACACATGACCGCGATCGATGGAGCAACGCGGAGTGTCGATGTTGAGAAAAGCGACAGCTGGGACATCACTTATTCCGGAAACTCGGTCTCACTGGAACAGGAAATGATGAAGGCCGGTGAAGTTGCCCGAGATCACACTCTGACAACGAACTTGATCAAATCCATCCACAGTATGATGTTGATGGCAGCGAAGGCACAGTGA
- the flgC gene encoding flagellar basal body rod protein FlgC, producing MIDPLSATFRISSTGLSAQAERMRVISENLANAQSTGATPGSDPYRRKTIVFAQEMDRAVGASLVKVKNIGTDNAPFTVEYDPSSPAADENGQVKLPNVNSMIELADMRETNRSYEANLKIMTQTRSMVLRTIDLLRS from the coding sequence ATGATTGATCCCCTTTCCGCGACATTTCGCATTTCTTCCACCGGATTGTCCGCGCAGGCCGAGCGCATGCGCGTCATTTCCGAAAACCTCGCCAACGCCCAGTCGACAGGGGCAACGCCCGGCTCTGATCCCTATCGCAGAAAGACCATTGTCTTTGCGCAGGAAATGGATCGTGCGGTTGGTGCCTCGCTTGTGAAGGTCAAGAATATCGGCACGGACAATGCGCCCTTCACCGTCGAATATGATCCCTCCAGCCCGGCTGCGGACGAGAATGGTCAGGTCAAACTGCCCAACGTCAACAGCATGATCGAACTGGCTGACATGCGTGAGACCAATCGCAGTTACGAGGCCAACCTCAAGATTATGACCCAGACACGCAGCATGGTTCTGCGCACCATCGATTTGCTGAGGAGCTAA
- a CDS encoding flagellar hook-basal body complex protein FliE — protein sequence MLDGLNAVSSLATRGSDFNNVSETRFISNSAGPVNLSGEVDEAGKSFAEYFSGVTTDAINTVKHGEAAAIAGIEGKESVQNVVDAVMNAELALQSAIAIRDKVVAAYQEVSRMAI from the coding sequence ATGCTTGACGGTTTGAATGCAGTATCCAGCCTTGCGACACGAGGCAGCGATTTCAACAATGTGTCCGAAACTCGCTTCATCAGCAATTCGGCCGGACCGGTCAACTTGTCCGGCGAAGTCGATGAGGCTGGCAAGAGTTTCGCCGAATATTTCTCCGGTGTGACGACCGACGCCATCAATACGGTCAAGCATGGCGAAGCCGCCGCCATTGCCGGGATTGAAGGCAAGGAATCTGTCCAGAATGTCGTGGATGCCGTGATGAATGCCGAGCTTGCACTTCAGAGTGCCATTGCCATCCGCGACAAGGTTGTCGCCGCTTATCAGGAAGTCAGCCGTATGGCCATCTGA
- the flgG gene encoding flagellar basal-body rod protein FlgG, translated as MKALAIAATGMSAQQLNVEVIANNISNMNTTAFKRARAEFTDLLYQSVRVQGVPNRTGEAPIPEGAQLGLGVRAAAIRNLHTQGTLNNTSGSFDLAIDGKGWFTVSNADGDTLYTRAGSFNTNGEGRLVTSDGYPVEPAITIPDGTIDVEINETGQVYATIDGQNAPQLLGQLQLAVFANDSGLQAKGANLFAETEASGEAVEGNAGDDGFGSIRQGYLEDSNVDPVKEITALIAAQRGYEMNSKVIQAVDDMAGVVTQGIR; from the coding sequence ATGAAAGCTCTTGCCATCGCTGCGACCGGAATGAGCGCGCAGCAGCTGAATGTTGAAGTGATCGCCAACAATATTTCCAACATGAACACGACCGCCTTCAAGCGGGCGCGTGCCGAATTTACCGACCTTCTCTATCAGTCCGTGCGCGTGCAGGGCGTTCCCAACCGCACCGGTGAAGCACCGATCCCGGAAGGGGCTCAGCTCGGTCTTGGTGTTCGCGCCGCCGCCATCCGCAATCTGCATACCCAGGGGACACTCAACAACACCTCCGGCAGCTTCGATCTGGCGATTGATGGCAAGGGCTGGTTCACGGTCAGCAACGCCGATGGGGACACGCTCTATACCCGCGCCGGTTCCTTCAATACCAATGGTGAGGGGCGTCTTGTGACCTCTGATGGCTATCCGGTCGAGCCGGCCATCACCATTCCCGATGGGACCATTGATGTTGAGATCAATGAAACCGGTCAGGTCTATGCCACCATTGATGGCCAGAATGCTCCGCAATTGCTTGGTCAGCTGCAATTGGCTGTTTTCGCCAATGATTCAGGTCTGCAAGCCAAGGGTGCCAACCTGTTTGCCGAAACCGAGGCCTCGGGTGAGGCGGTCGAAGGCAATGCCGGCGATGACGGTTTCGGCTCGATCCGTCAGGGATATCTGGAAGATTCCAACGTCGACCCGGTCAAGGAAATCACCGCCCTCATTGCCGCCCAGCGCGGTTATGAAATGAATTCCAAGGTCATTCAGGCTGTCGATGACATGGCTGGTGTTGTCACTCAGGGGATCCGCTGA
- the flgA gene encoding flagellar basal body P-ring formation chaperone FlgA produces the protein MRTANHSRPVLARASVFSMMRSVRAASLFLLILLFGSFWAQQGRAATASVILPVPRTTIAQGDIITLSSLEKRKFRASSIDRFTVIPNIQDILGKEAVRHLPVGMPIQRSAIRRRDAVKRGEPAQLVFQDRGLEIIAHVEPLEDGVVGEIIRVRNVDTGLIVVGRVEADGTISIGP, from the coding sequence ATGAGAACCGCTAACCATTCCCGGCCTGTGCTGGCGAGGGCGAGCGTGTTTTCGATGATGCGCTCTGTCCGGGCGGCTTCACTCTTCCTGCTCATATTGCTGTTTGGCAGCTTCTGGGCACAACAGGGCCGAGCGGCAACTGCTTCGGTCATTCTGCCGGTTCCCAGAACCACCATTGCCCAAGGGGATATCATCACGCTGTCTTCGCTTGAAAAGCGCAAATTCAGGGCCAGCTCGATCGATCGCTTCACGGTCATTCCCAATATACAGGACATTCTGGGCAAGGAAGCCGTGCGCCACCTGCCGGTTGGCATGCCGATCCAGCGCTCTGCGATCAGACGGCGCGACGCGGTCAAGCGGGGGGAGCCGGCTCAACTGGTGTTTCAGGACCGCGGACTGGAAATCATCGCCCATGTCGAACCCCTTGAAGACGGAGTGGTCGGCGAGATCATCCGCGTTCGCAATGTCGATACCGGGTTGATCGTTGTGGGACGTGTTGAAGCTGATGGAACAATTTCGATAGGGCCATAA
- the flgI gene encoding flagellar basal body P-ring protein FlgI: protein MKILIRCLAAALCSLLFLSSALAAVRIKDVTSLEGVRDNQIIGYGLVVGLNGSGDTMRNSPFTEQSLQSMLDSMGVNVRDANLRTRNVAAVVVTANFPAFVKKGTKIDINVASLGDATSLSGGTLIATPMMGSDGQVYAVAQGGLAVAGFSEQGDAQSLREGIATSAMIPNGAIVERELQDDFINLRSFVLQLTNPDFNTAVRIADAINAYSRERFGIKLAQERDLRSVVLRKPSNMSATRFIAQIEGLVIQPDTPAKVVVDERTGTVVIGNHVQISTVAVTYGSMVVRITESPMVSQPEPFSRNGETVVMPETNIDASQNGGSLSIIGGTDLQTIVSGLNRIGLRPSGIISILQTMKTVGALQAELVIQ from the coding sequence ATGAAGATTTTGATCAGATGCCTTGCAGCAGCACTATGTTCATTGCTGTTTCTGTCCAGCGCCCTTGCCGCCGTGCGCATCAAGGATGTGACCTCTCTGGAAGGTGTGCGCGATAACCAGATCATCGGCTATGGTCTGGTTGTCGGCCTCAATGGATCGGGCGATACCATGCGCAACTCTCCCTTCACCGAGCAATCCCTGCAATCGATGCTCGACAGCATGGGCGTGAATGTGCGGGACGCCAATCTGCGCACCCGCAATGTCGCGGCCGTGGTGGTTACGGCCAATTTTCCCGCCTTTGTGAAAAAGGGAACGAAGATCGATATCAATGTGGCCTCTCTGGGGGATGCGACCTCCCTGTCTGGAGGCACCCTGATCGCGACACCCATGATGGGTTCGGATGGTCAGGTTTATGCTGTCGCGCAAGGCGGGCTCGCCGTTGCCGGTTTTTCCGAGCAGGGCGATGCCCAATCCTTGCGCGAAGGCATAGCGACTTCGGCCATGATTCCCAATGGAGCGATTGTGGAGCGCGAACTTCAGGATGATTTCATCAATCTGCGCTCCTTTGTCCTTCAGCTCACCAATCCCGATTTCAACACCGCAGTGCGCATTGCCGATGCCATCAATGCCTATTCCCGCGAGCGTTTCGGCATCAAGCTGGCCCAGGAGCGGGATCTCCGCTCTGTCGTGCTCAGAAAGCCGAGCAACATGAGCGCCACCCGCTTCATCGCCCAGATCGAAGGCCTTGTCATTCAGCCCGACACCCCTGCCAAGGTTGTTGTCGATGAACGCACGGGCACCGTCGTGATCGGCAATCATGTGCAGATCTCGACCGTGGCGGTGACCTATGGCAGCATGGTGGTCCGCATCACCGAAAGCCCGATGGTCAGTCAACCCGAGCCATTCTCGCGCAATGGCGAGACCGTTGTCATGCCCGAGACCAATATCGATGCGTCCCAGAATGGCGGCTCTCTTTCCATCATCGGCGGAACCGACTTGCAGACCATTGTCAGCGGCCTGAACCGGATCGGTCTGCGACCATCGGGGATCATCTCGATCCTGCAAACCATGAAGACGGTGGGCGCCTTGCAGGCTGAACTGGTGATCCAGTAG